A portion of the Faecalibacterium sp. I3-3-89 genome contains these proteins:
- a CDS encoding heavy metal translocating P-type ATPase, whose amino-acid sequence MEQYNVTGMSCAACSARVEKAVKKVPGVTSCSVSLLTNSMGVEGTASPAAIISAVQEAGYGASPKSDAAHKASDTNADLDALADHETPKLKRRLIASLGFLLVLMYFSMGHMMWGWPLPHWFDGNHIAMGLVQLILAGIVMVINQKFFISGFKGLIHGAPNMDTLVALGSMASYVWSTYALFAMTDAQLHGNDALVMHYMMEFYFESAAMILTLITVGKMLEARSKGKTTDALKSLMKLAPKTATLVRDGAEVTVSIADVQKGDIFVVRPGENIPVDGLVLEGVSAVNESALTGESIPVDKAAGDRVSAATTNQSGFLRCEATRVGEDTTLSQIIKMVSDAAATKAPIAKIADTVSGYFVPAVISIAVLTTIVWLLLGRELGYALARGISVLVISCPCALGLATPVAIMVGNGLGAKNGILFKTAASLEATGRTQIVALDKTGTITEGAPRVTDLLPVEGVSETELLTLAAALESRSEHPLAKAVLACSEAKAITPPEVTDFAALPGNGLTAKLDGVDIFGGSASFIQSKLSLPAALTQQAEQLAAEGKTPLFFGGAGHLLGVIAVADTIKADSPEAIRQLQNMGIRVVMLTGDNQRTADAIGRQAGVDEVIAGVLPDGKEAVIRQLQASGKVAMVGDGINDAPALTRADTGIAIGAGTDVAIDAADVVLMNSRLSDVPAAIRLSRAALRNIHENLFWAFIYNIIGIPLAAGLFIPFGLTLNPMFGAAAMSLSSFCVVSNALRLNLFDLHSTKHDHKKASPAAVSAQSAAENNTPSDTEAPDGKMEDDPMKKTLNVEGMMCCHCEARVKKALEAIPGVSEAVASHTDGTAVVTLTENVADDVLKNAVEAQDYKVTGIQ is encoded by the coding sequence ATGGAACAATACAATGTCACGGGCATGAGCTGCGCGGCCTGCTCTGCCCGGGTGGAAAAGGCCGTAAAGAAGGTGCCGGGCGTCACGAGCTGCTCGGTGAGCCTGCTGACCAACTCTATGGGCGTGGAGGGCACTGCCTCCCCTGCCGCCATCATCTCGGCGGTGCAGGAGGCAGGTTATGGTGCAAGCCCCAAGTCGGACGCCGCCCATAAGGCATCGGACACCAATGCCGACCTCGACGCACTGGCCGACCACGAGACCCCCAAGCTCAAGCGCCGTCTCATCGCCTCGCTGGGCTTCCTGCTGGTGCTGATGTACTTCTCGATGGGCCACATGATGTGGGGCTGGCCTCTGCCTCACTGGTTCGACGGCAACCACATCGCCATGGGCCTTGTCCAGCTGATCCTGGCTGGCATCGTCATGGTCATTAACCAGAAGTTTTTCATCAGCGGCTTCAAAGGCCTCATCCACGGTGCCCCCAACATGGATACGCTGGTGGCCCTCGGCTCCATGGCAAGCTATGTGTGGAGCACCTACGCCCTCTTTGCCATGACCGACGCCCAGCTCCACGGCAATGACGCGCTGGTCATGCACTATATGATGGAGTTCTACTTCGAGTCGGCCGCCATGATATTGACCCTCATCACGGTGGGCAAGATGCTGGAAGCACGCTCCAAGGGCAAGACCACCGACGCCCTCAAGAGCCTGATGAAGCTGGCCCCCAAGACCGCCACGCTGGTACGGGACGGCGCGGAAGTGACCGTCTCCATCGCCGATGTGCAGAAGGGCGACATCTTCGTCGTCCGCCCCGGCGAGAACATCCCTGTGGACGGCTTGGTGCTGGAGGGTGTCAGCGCCGTGAACGAGAGCGCCCTGACCGGCGAGAGCATCCCGGTGGACAAGGCCGCAGGCGACAGAGTCAGCGCCGCTACTACCAATCAGTCGGGCTTCCTCCGCTGCGAGGCTACCCGCGTGGGCGAGGACACTACCCTGTCCCAGATCATCAAGATGGTCAGCGATGCCGCCGCCACTAAGGCTCCCATCGCCAAGATCGCCGACACCGTATCGGGCTACTTTGTCCCGGCGGTCATCTCCATCGCCGTCCTCACCACCATCGTCTGGCTCCTGCTGGGCCGTGAGCTGGGCTATGCGCTGGCCCGGGGCATTTCCGTATTGGTCATCAGCTGCCCCTGCGCGCTGGGTCTTGCGACCCCCGTGGCCATCATGGTGGGCAACGGTCTCGGCGCAAAGAACGGCATCCTCTTCAAGACCGCCGCCTCGCTGGAAGCCACAGGCCGCACTCAGATCGTGGCGCTGGACAAGACCGGCACCATCACCGAGGGTGCGCCCCGGGTCACTGACCTGCTGCCCGTCGAGGGCGTCTCTGAGACCGAGCTGCTGACGCTGGCCGCCGCACTGGAAAGCCGCAGCGAGCATCCGCTGGCCAAGGCCGTTCTGGCCTGCTCCGAGGCAAAGGCCATCACGCCCCCGGAGGTCACAGACTTCGCAGCCCTGCCGGGCAACGGTCTGACCGCAAAGCTGGACGGCGTGGACATCTTCGGCGGCAGCGCATCCTTTATCCAGTCGAAACTTTCCCTGCCTGCCGCACTGACACAACAGGCCGAACAGCTGGCCGCTGAGGGCAAGACGCCCCTCTTCTTCGGCGGCGCAGGCCATCTGCTGGGCGTCATCGCCGTGGCCGACACCATTAAGGCGGACAGCCCCGAGGCCATCCGGCAGCTCCAGAATATGGGCATCCGGGTGGTGATGCTCACCGGCGACAACCAGCGCACCGCCGACGCCATTGGCCGACAGGCGGGCGTGGACGAGGTCATCGCGGGCGTCCTGCCCGACGGCAAGGAGGCTGTCATCCGCCAGCTTCAGGCCAGCGGCAAGGTAGCCATGGTAGGCGATGGCATCAACGACGCCCCCGCCCTGACCCGTGCTGACACCGGCATCGCCATTGGCGCAGGCACCGATGTGGCCATCGACGCTGCCGATGTCGTCCTGATGAACTCCAGACTCTCGGATGTGCCCGCCGCCATCCGCCTCAGCCGCGCTGCCCTGCGGAATATCCACGAGAACCTGTTCTGGGCGTTTATCTACAACATCATCGGCATCCCTCTGGCAGCGGGTCTGTTCATCCCCTTCGGCCTGACGCTGAACCCCATGTTCGGCGCTGCCGCTATGAGCCTGTCCAGCTTCTGCGTCGTGAGCAACGCCCTGCGGCTGAATCTGTTCGACCTGCACAGCACCAAGCACGACCACAAAAAAGCTTCCCCCGCAGCTGTTTCTGCACAGTCTGCGGCAGAAAATAATACGCCATCGGACACCGAAGCGCCCGATGGCAAAATGGAGGACGATCCCATGAAAAAGACCCTGAATGTTGAAGGCATGATGTGCTGCCACTGTGAGGCCCGTGTGAAAAAGGCTCTCGAGGCCATCCCCGGCGTCTCTGAAGCCGTGGCAAGTCACACCGACGGCACCGCCGTCGTCACCCTGACCGAGAATGTGGCCGACGACGTGCTCAAGAATGCAGTCGAGGCACAGGACTATAAAGTCACCGGCATCCAGTAA
- a CDS encoding metal-sensing transcriptional repressor: MTDAEKKPCCAAAPAEKETAPSCCRHKDRTPEEYRALVNRLSRIEGQVRGIRAMVEKDVYCTDILVQVAAVNAALNGFSKELLGQHVRTCVADDLRNGSSEKLDELLTLLPKLMK; the protein is encoded by the coding sequence ATGACTGATGCTGAAAAGAAGCCCTGCTGCGCCGCTGCGCCCGCCGAAAAGGAGACTGCCCCCTCCTGCTGCCGCCACAAGGACCGCACTCCCGAGGAGTACCGTGCCCTCGTCAACCGACTGAGCCGCATCGAGGGTCAGGTGCGCGGGATCCGCGCGATGGTGGAAAAGGACGTTTACTGCACCGATATTCTGGTGCAGGTGGCGGCTGTGAACGCTGCACTGAACGGCTTTTCGAAGGAGCTGCTGGGCCAGCACGTCCGTACCTGCGTGGCTGACGACCTGCGGAATGGCAGCAGTGAAAAACTGGACGAGCTGCTGACCCTGCTGCCCAAGCTCATGAAATGA
- a CDS encoding glycosyltransferase family 2 protein has translation MKISVIVPVYNVEKELPRCIESLLTQTYSNFELLLINDGSSDGSPEIMEKYAEKDLRIRTLHKKNGGVSSARNRGLEQAKGEYVCFVDADDAVAPQYMEWLYLALRQSGEAVAICRDVRVNDFEKEAPFKALPEKMPETERMDLKRYTFWDENGCLWCCRGMMRTEFLRDIRFDEELSIGEDALFMTKALLKAGGYIYLPCGLYAYYMRDGSALHQETFKPKQFSEITAWERIYALIREQRRPGEESMERTAEERLAVACSHVYYRMAGSDHADSELQAKIVRMAREHWRAALRVPNSKKREKSKLWTLICCPAAGRWMWRLGKKLKQG, from the coding sequence GTGAAGATCAGCGTGATCGTACCGGTCTACAATGTAGAAAAAGAACTCCCTCGCTGCATCGAGAGCCTCCTGACACAGACGTATTCGAATTTTGAGCTGCTTCTGATAAACGATGGCTCATCGGATGGCAGCCCTGAGATCATGGAGAAATACGCGGAGAAGGACCTGCGCATCCGCACCCTGCATAAGAAAAATGGCGGGGTGTCCTCAGCACGCAATAGGGGGCTGGAACAGGCAAAAGGCGAGTATGTGTGCTTTGTGGATGCGGACGATGCTGTGGCTCCGCAATATATGGAATGGCTGTATCTGGCCCTCCGGCAGAGCGGAGAGGCGGTTGCAATCTGCAGGGATGTGCGGGTGAATGATTTTGAAAAGGAGGCCCCCTTTAAGGCACTTCCGGAAAAAATGCCGGAGACAGAGCGGATGGATCTGAAGCGATATACATTCTGGGATGAAAATGGGTGCCTGTGGTGCTGTAGAGGGATGATGAGGACTGAATTTCTTCGTGATATTCGGTTCGATGAGGAGCTTTCGATCGGAGAAGATGCGCTGTTTATGACAAAGGCACTTCTGAAGGCGGGAGGATATATTTATCTGCCGTGCGGTCTGTACGCATACTATATGCGGGATGGCTCGGCGCTCCATCAGGAGACATTCAAGCCAAAGCAGTTCAGCGAGATAACGGCATGGGAAAGAATTTATGCACTGATCCGGGAGCAGAGGAGACCTGGGGAGGAAAGTATGGAACGAACAGCCGAGGAACGGCTGGCGGTGGCCTGCTCCCATGTGTATTACCGGATGGCGGGCAGCGACCATGCCGATTCGGAGCTGCAAGCCAAGATCGTGCGGATGGCGCGAGAGCATTGGCGGGCAGCCTTGCGCGTCCCGAACAGCAAGAAGCGTGAAAAGAGCAAGCTCTGGACGCTGATCTGCTGCCCGGCGGCGGGACGCTGGATGTGGAGGCTGGGGAAAAAGCTGAAACAGGGATGA
- a CDS encoding sugar transferase, translated as MYQKGIKRLLAVVLSACGLLVLSPLLLLLCLAIKLDSPGPIFFRQKRVGIHKSYFNILKFRTMRIDTPHDMPTHLLHDPEQYITRVGRFLRKTSLDELPQLWNILVGDMAVIGPRPALWNQYDLLAERDKYGANDVRPGLTGWAQIHGRDELEITEKAKLDGWYVEHMSFWLDVRCFFGTIRAVADHDGVVEGGTGTLHEEEESDHK; from the coding sequence ATGTATCAGAAAGGAATCAAGCGGCTGCTGGCCGTGGTGCTGTCGGCCTGCGGGCTGCTGGTGCTGTCGCCGCTGCTGCTTCTGCTTTGCCTTGCCATCAAGCTGGACTCACCGGGGCCGATTTTCTTCCGGCAGAAGCGGGTGGGCATCCATAAGAGCTATTTCAACATCCTCAAGTTCCGCACCATGCGCATCGACACCCCCCACGATATGCCCACCCATCTGCTCCACGACCCAGAGCAGTATATCACCCGGGTGGGCCGCTTCCTGCGCAAGACCAGTCTGGACGAGCTGCCCCAGCTGTGGAACATCCTCGTGGGCGATATGGCCGTCATCGGCCCGCGTCCGGCGCTCTGGAATCAGTACGACCTGCTGGCCGAGCGGGACAAGTACGGGGCGAACGATGTCCGCCCCGGTCTGACCGGCTGGGCGCAGATCCATGGCCGGGACGAGCTGGAGATCACGGAAAAGGCCAAGCTCGACGGCTGGTATGTGGAGCATATGAGCTTCTGGCTGGATGTCAGATGCTTTTTCGGCACCATCAGGGCCGTGGCCGACCACGACGGCGTGGTGGAGGGCGGCACCGGAACGCTGCACGAGGAAGAGGAAAGCGACCATAAATAG
- a CDS encoding glycoside hydrolase family 31 protein: MDYALYLITSLTAAEAAKEFRQLIGPSYIPPKWAFLPYLYSEFMKAALEDAPYFRPLAFDYPTDPDAREVEDQLLLGEGLMIAPIYTQNAHGRTVYLPEPMKLLRLRSSRDYDEEILPAGRHYLACGLDEVLLFLRPGHTVPVAQPAANTALLDDTALTFWRFAPDGQPVPYRMYTDDGVTTDTDKPGHWRIVG; this comes from the coding sequence TTGGACTATGCCCTCTATCTCATCACCTCCCTCACGGCGGCAGAGGCGGCGAAGGAGTTCCGGCAGCTCATCGGCCCCAGCTACATCCCGCCCAAGTGGGCCTTTCTGCCCTACCTCTACAGTGAATTCATGAAGGCCGCGCTGGAGGATGCGCCCTACTTCCGGCCTCTGGCATTCGACTACCCGACCGACCCCGACGCCCGGGAGGTGGAGGACCAGCTGCTTCTGGGCGAGGGCTTGATGATCGCCCCCATCTACACCCAGAACGCCCACGGCCGGACGGTCTATCTGCCCGAGCCGATGAAGCTGCTGCGCCTGCGCAGCAGCCGTGACTACGACGAAGAGATCCTGCCCGCCGGACGGCACTATCTGGCTTGCGGGCTGGACGAAGTGCTGCTGTTCCTCCGTCCGGGCCACACGGTGCCGGTGGCGCAGCCTGCCGCCAACACTGCCCTGCTGGACGACACCGCCCTCACCTTCTGGCGTTTTGCGCCGGACGGTCAGCCTGTGCCCTACCGAATGTACACCGACGACGGCGTCACCACCGACACTGATAAGCCCGGCCACTGGCGCATCGTCGGGTAA
- a CDS encoding glutamate synthase subunit beta: MAKLTGFMDYARKTSTDVPPLERIENFNEFHIWLSREEQQTQAARCMDCGVPFCQAGMMIGGMASGCPLNNLIPEWNDLVYQGKWELALRRLRATNRFPEFTSRVCPALCEAACTCGDVTGSSVTVRENEHAIVETGYAKGWLHAAPPPARTGKSVAVIGSGPSGLSVAEYLNIRGHAVTVFERADRVGGLLMYGIPNMKLDKSVIERRIKIMQAEGVEFRTNMDVGGAVDAAELLKSYDAIVLCCGAKKARDLNVPGRDARGVHLAVDYLTSVTKSLLDSSFADGKAISAAGKNVLVIGGGDTGNDCQGTALRQGCTDLMALEMMPQPPKERAANNPWPEWPRVLKVDYGQTECLAKFGKDPRVYQTTVKEFLKDEAGNLTGAVISYLKPQRDPDTGRTSMVPTGEEFTYDCQLAFIAAGFVGCEDYVAEAFGVERNARGNVADQSFRTNVDKVFVCGDMRRGQSLVVWGLREGRDCAAEVDRYLMGYTNL; this comes from the coding sequence ATGGCAAAACTCACTGGTTTTATGGATTACGCGCGCAAGACCAGCACGGATGTTCCGCCGCTGGAGCGCATCGAGAATTTCAACGAATTTCACATCTGGCTCTCCCGGGAGGAGCAGCAGACGCAGGCGGCACGCTGCATGGACTGCGGCGTCCCCTTCTGTCAGGCCGGCATGATGATCGGCGGCATGGCCTCCGGCTGCCCCCTGAACAACCTCATCCCGGAGTGGAACGACCTCGTATATCAGGGCAAGTGGGAGCTGGCGCTCCGCCGTCTGCGGGCCACCAATCGTTTCCCGGAGTTCACGAGCCGGGTCTGCCCGGCTCTCTGCGAAGCCGCCTGCACCTGCGGCGATGTGACCGGCAGCAGCGTCACCGTCCGGGAGAACGAGCACGCCATCGTAGAGACGGGCTACGCCAAGGGCTGGCTCCACGCCGCCCCGCCCCCGGCCCGCACCGGCAAGAGCGTGGCCGTCATCGGCAGCGGCCCCTCGGGCCTGTCGGTGGCCGAGTACCTCAACATCCGCGGCCACGCCGTCACCGTTTTTGAGCGGGCCGACCGGGTGGGCGGTCTGCTGATGTACGGCATCCCCAACATGAAGCTGGACAAATCCGTCATCGAGCGCCGCATCAAGATCATGCAGGCCGAAGGCGTGGAGTTCCGCACCAACATGGACGTGGGCGGGGCCGTGGATGCCGCCGAGCTGCTCAAGAGCTACGACGCCATCGTCCTCTGCTGCGGCGCAAAGAAGGCCCGGGACCTGAACGTCCCCGGCCGGGATGCCCGGGGCGTCCATCTCGCGGTGGACTACCTCACCAGCGTGACCAAGAGCCTGCTGGACAGCAGCTTTGCCGACGGCAAGGCCATCAGCGCCGCAGGTAAGAATGTCCTCGTCATCGGCGGCGGCGACACCGGCAACGACTGTCAGGGCACGGCCCTGCGGCAGGGCTGCACCGACCTGATGGCGCTGGAGATGATGCCCCAGCCCCCGAAGGAGCGTGCAGCGAACAACCCGTGGCCCGAGTGGCCCCGGGTGCTGAAGGTGGACTACGGCCAGACCGAGTGCCTCGCCAAGTTCGGCAAGGACCCCCGCGTTTACCAGACCACCGTGAAGGAGTTCCTGAAGGACGAGGCCGGAAATCTGACCGGCGCGGTCATCTCCTATCTGAAGCCCCAGCGCGACCCCGACACCGGCCGCACCAGCATGGTGCCCACCGGCGAAGAGTTCACCTACGACTGCCAGCTGGCTTTCATCGCCGCCGGTTTCGTGGGCTGTGAGGACTATGTCGCTGAGGCATTCGGCGTAGAGCGGAACGCCCGGGGCAATGTGGCCGACCAGAGCTTCCGCACCAATGTGGATAAAGTCTTCGTCTGCGGCGATATGCGCCGGGGCCAGAGCCTCGTCGTCTGGGGCCTGCGAGAGGGCCGCGACTGTGCCGCCGAGGTAGACCGCTATCTGATGGGTTACACCAACCTGTGA
- a CDS encoding glycosyltransferase → MLNELYHIATPWAKATKSQINVNRMLGVAANVLYPVYCAWSPLPKQKTTQGEKMVVSLTTFPLRIGKVHLTIQSILRQSRPAARVLLWLSKEEFPEEAQLPENLLRLKERGLDIRFCDNIRSFKKVFYTAQEFENDVIITADDDALYPENWLEGLWDTHEKYPGCVCCYRAHEITFEGGRVAPYQEWHGLSPDKKGPSKALFPVGVGGVLYPAGYFSGIEFDSEKILKLCPTADDMWLKIVGAQKRIPTVKVSTNSKEWFTIRNSQRQCLMSVNTAGRMLNDEALQNLMEYYHVTAEMLGGTSTEQKGKG, encoded by the coding sequence ATGCTGAATGAACTGTATCACATTGCGACTCCATGGGCAAAGGCAACCAAAAGCCAGATCAACGTGAACCGGATGCTTGGAGTGGCGGCGAATGTCCTTTATCCGGTATATTGTGCATGGAGTCCGCTCCCGAAACAGAAAACAACGCAGGGCGAAAAGATGGTGGTATCTCTGACCACCTTCCCGCTCCGGATCGGGAAAGTCCATCTGACGATCCAGAGCATCCTGCGGCAGAGCCGCCCGGCGGCTCGTGTCCTGCTCTGGCTGTCCAAGGAGGAATTTCCGGAGGAAGCACAGCTCCCGGAAAATCTGCTCCGCCTGAAGGAAAGGGGACTGGACATCCGCTTCTGCGACAATATCCGCTCCTTTAAAAAGGTGTTCTATACCGCACAGGAATTTGAAAATGATGTGATCATTACAGCGGACGATGATGCGCTCTACCCGGAAAACTGGCTGGAAGGGCTGTGGGATACCCATGAAAAGTATCCGGGCTGTGTGTGCTGCTACCGTGCGCACGAGATCACGTTTGAAGGCGGGAGGGTAGCACCCTATCAGGAGTGGCACGGCTTGTCGCCGGACAAAAAAGGTCCTTCGAAAGCGCTTTTTCCAGTGGGTGTCGGAGGGGTATTGTACCCTGCCGGCTATTTCAGCGGTATCGAGTTCGACAGTGAAAAGATCCTGAAGCTGTGTCCGACGGCGGACGATATGTGGCTCAAGATCGTAGGAGCACAGAAAAGGATCCCGACGGTGAAGGTGAGCACCAATTCGAAGGAGTGGTTCACCATCCGGAATAGCCAGCGCCAGTGCCTGATGTCGGTCAACACCGCCGGAAGGATGCTGAACGACGAAGCGCTGCAAAACCTGATGGAATATTATCACGTTACAGCGGAGATGCTGGGCGGCACATCGACAGAGCAGAAAGGCAAGGGATAA
- the aspS gene encoding aspartate--tRNA(Asn) ligase, which translates to MERTYINEVQREIGSTVKVQGFIENLRNSKYMAFIVLKDITGKLQITVEKEDHPELVDTIDKLTPDSVITVTGKVVENDYVKMGGIEMIPSAIEIESIADALPIVRKEIAATKKKKAVERSSIDQRIDYRWIDLRTDENQLMFKAQSCFVNAMRQFLLERNFIEIHTPKLIAAASESGSEVFKVDYFDRNAYLAQSPQFYKQMAMAAGFERIFETGPVFRAEKSYTNKHSTEFSGFDLEFSYITSYKDVMKMEEELLTAGLKAVKEQYGDQIKELFGQEVVVPTTPFPVVKLADLYKALEEEFGYTVDESEKGDLTTEAERLSYDWVKKHYGHEFLFITDYSAEKRAFYHMRDENGVPQGYDLIWRGVEITTGAQREHRYEVLKKQAEEKGLADDVKFYLEFFQYGCPPHGGFGLGIDRLTMLLCGLSIKDAEFLFRGPNRLTP; encoded by the coding sequence ATGGAACGCACCTATATCAATGAGGTACAAAGGGAAATTGGCAGCACGGTCAAGGTGCAGGGCTTTATCGAAAACCTGCGCAACAGCAAGTATATGGCCTTCATCGTGCTGAAGGATATTACCGGCAAGCTTCAGATCACCGTCGAGAAAGAGGATCACCCCGAGCTGGTGGACACCATCGACAAGCTGACCCCGGACTCGGTCATCACCGTCACTGGCAAGGTGGTGGAGAACGACTATGTCAAGATGGGCGGCATCGAGATGATCCCCTCGGCCATCGAGATCGAGAGCATCGCCGACGCACTGCCCATCGTCCGCAAGGAGATCGCAGCCACCAAGAAAAAGAAGGCTGTGGAGCGTTCCAGCATCGACCAGCGCATCGACTACCGCTGGATCGACCTGCGCACCGATGAAAATCAGCTGATGTTCAAGGCACAGAGCTGCTTCGTCAACGCCATGCGCCAGTTCCTGCTCGAGCGTAACTTCATCGAGATCCACACCCCGAAGCTCATCGCTGCCGCCAGCGAGAGCGGCTCTGAGGTGTTCAAGGTGGACTACTTCGACCGCAACGCTTATCTGGCCCAAAGCCCTCAGTTCTACAAGCAGATGGCGATGGCTGCCGGCTTCGAGCGCATCTTCGAGACCGGCCCCGTCTTCCGCGCTGAGAAGAGCTACACCAACAAGCACTCCACCGAGTTCTCCGGCTTCGACCTCGAGTTCAGCTACATCACCTCCTACAAGGACGTCATGAAGATGGAGGAGGAGCTGCTGACTGCCGGCCTCAAGGCCGTCAAGGAGCAGTACGGCGACCAGATCAAGGAGCTGTTTGGTCAGGAAGTCGTCGTCCCCACCACTCCGTTCCCCGTGGTCAAGCTGGCCGACCTGTACAAGGCTCTGGAAGAGGAGTTCGGCTACACCGTCGATGAGTCCGAGAAGGGCGACCTGACCACCGAGGCCGAGCGCCTGAGCTACGACTGGGTCAAGAAGCACTACGGCCACGAGTTCCTGTTCATCACCGACTACTCCGCCGAGAAGCGTGCGTTCTACCATATGCGCGACGAGAACGGCGTGCCGCAGGGCTATGACCTCATCTGGCGCGGCGTGGAGATCACCACCGGCGCACAGCGTGAGCACCGCTATGAGGTGCTGAAGAAGCAGGCAGAGGAAAAGGGTCTGGCCGACGACGTCAAGTTCTATCTGGAGTTCTTCCAGTACGGCTGCCCCCCGCACGGCGGCTTCGGTCTGGGCATCGACCGCCTGACCATGCTGCTCTGCGGCCTGAGCATCAAGGACGCCGAGTTCCTGTTCCGCGGCCCCAACCGTCTGACTCCGTGA
- a CDS encoding TnpV protein: MPRSYYLMKHRPVLYNSMLLSGTLHPHLLEVEQTAESRMQQTMQELLKQNPAPNKERHQMEWVQHINSLKAQAEELVMNELIYS; this comes from the coding sequence ATGCCGAGATCATACTACCTGATGAAGCATCGCCCGGTGCTGTACAATTCGATGCTCCTGTCGGGGACTCTGCATCCGCACCTGTTGGAAGTGGAACAGACCGCAGAGAGCCGGATGCAGCAGACCATGCAGGAACTGCTGAAGCAGAACCCGGCTCCGAACAAAGAGCGGCATCAGATGGAGTGGGTGCAGCACATAAACAGCCTGAAAGCACAGGCCGAGGAACTGGTGATGAACGAGCTGATTTACAGCTAA